The Pseudanabaena sp. PCC 6802 genomic interval ATTTGGCGATGCCGCCAAACAAATTCCCTATGTAGAATGCGATCCCAGAGGCGAAAACCCGCAACCAAAGCTGTGCCAAGACAAGCAGATCAAGAGTTTCCCAACCTGGGAGTTTAACAACCAGTTATATGAGGGCCAAAAAACTTTAGATCAATTAGCCGATCTCACAGGTTACAAAGGGGCAAGAAATTAACAGCCATAGCAAGCCTGCGCTTGTAAAGATACTAGCCTGTTATAATGGCCCTATGAGCGAACCTACCAACCAGGACATCAAAGATTTAATTCTTGCCTTAGACAAGCAGATAGATAACCTCGACCAAAAAGTCGAGGTACAGCTTGTTGAAATCAAAGGTGAAATCAAGCGTATTGAAGAAAAACTTGAAGCAAAGATTGAAGGTGTTGAAGCAAAGATTGAAGGCCTTAAGAATACACTAGAAGCAAAGCTTGATGGTCTTGATAAACGACTAGGCAATGAGGAAATTATCAGTCGCGGTGCGCATTTACTGTCGCGATCGTAGGTGCGCTAGCAGGTATGGTCAAATATTTGTTTTTCTCTAAGATTTGAGCGCTAACACAGATATACGTATAGCCGTAGACAGATCTGTTATGACAGGGGGTGTGGGGGCACAGCCCCCACGCAGGGGTAGAACCCCTGCACCCCGTCCTAAGCCTAGTGGCTACAGCTATAGGTATATGTTTGGCATCCTGCAAATCTTCACAAGATCTTAAGCTGAACGATCGCGCAGACTAGGTACATTCATAATAATTCTGTATTTTTGCCATAGCGTCCCTAAAATCATGACATTTTTGGCGAGGTGCAATTGCGCCTTTAGGGGAGTGGGGGTAAATTGCCAGAACTTTGGATAAATCTAGCCTGGAATAAAGAGGGAAATTGTGAGAAAAGACGATTTTTCAGCACGAGACGCAGAGGGTAAGGTTGTCTTCTATGTACCTCTATGGAAGCGGAAGGGGATAAGCCAGGAGCTATTTGATGACTACTGGAGAAACGTACACGGGCCAGTCTGTGCCAGACTGCCAGGACAATATCAATACTGGCAATTCCATGTTGACCATAACGATGGGGGGATATGGCCGACCATTGATGGGATTCAGTACAGTTGCGATCCCGAGGATCAATTTGATGGCATTGCCGAATTAACCTTTAAGTCCGTTGAAGATCGCAACACCTGGTTTAAAGCCGCAGCGATTCTGATGGATGACGAGCACAATATCTTCAGCAAAGCGATCGGCTACAACACCAGCATTGGGAACTCTAAAACCTTTGTCGATGGAGTGCCGATCGGCGATCCCAACGATCGCGCCGACTACGAGTTGGTAAGGCTGTTTGTCCTGCTCAAAAAACAAAATGACATCAGCGTGGAAGCATTCCGCAGCTATTTGTTCGATAAATTTGCTCCCACAGTGGGGCAAGATCGAAACTTGCTCAAGCTGCGCGTGCATCAATTTGAGGAGGTGGATAATTCCCGTCCTCCTGCGGCTGGTGTCGATCACGGTGAAGCTCCCGAGAAGAACTATCAAGGGGCGCTTGAGGTGGCCTTTAGCGATCGCCTGCACATGGAGAGATTTTTTGCCTCATCGGAATATCAATCGACGATTGCGGATCAACCTCGGTACATTAAGCAGCTTTGCACGTTCCCCTGTCGTGCTACCTACACGTTTGTCTATGACGGCAAGATGACCTTAGCCGGTCAGCGCAGCTCGACTGTCGCGCAGCTAATAACGAGCATTGGGGCTGTGAATCAGCTCCAGGATGATATCTCGCAATTGATGTTATATCAAAAACTGTCCTGAGCGCGTCAAAGCAGCACTTAGAACGGATGTAGACAAAATATCTAGCCTTTAGAGGAGATGTAATGGCTTACAAAAATGCGGTTTTAGATGATGAGGATTTGAAGGCTGCTTTAATGGGCATCAATCCTAAGTTTGGTGACTTTTGTATCCGTGCTGCGGGAGAAGCTTGGGGGC includes:
- a CDS encoding EthD domain-containing protein; translation: MRKDDFSARDAEGKVVFYVPLWKRKGISQELFDDYWRNVHGPVCARLPGQYQYWQFHVDHNDGGIWPTIDGIQYSCDPEDQFDGIAELTFKSVEDRNTWFKAAAILMDDEHNIFSKAIGYNTSIGNSKTFVDGVPIGDPNDRADYELVRLFVLLKKQNDISVEAFRSYLFDKFAPTVGQDRNLLKLRVHQFEEVDNSRPPAAGVDHGEAPEKNYQGALEVAFSDRLHMERFFASSEYQSTIADQPRYIKQLCTFPCRATYTFVYDGKMTLAGQRSSTVAQLITSIGAVNQLQDDISQLMLYQKLS